One segment of Xylanibacillus composti DNA contains the following:
- a CDS encoding baseplate assembly protein: MSIYDLPDIEFVDTNPEEIKNSIIAVYEAVAGKKLYPGDPVRLFLMTIADLIIQQRVLINQSAKMNLLRYATGDYLDQLGALTETPRLQAESATTTVRFTLSAPQPGATLIPPGTRVTPGNELYFTVVGGGDIPAGETEGDFLCECLESGVVGNGYAPGQINILVDPIPYVAAVANLTESVGGNDIESDDAYRERIYISPERFSVAGPTGAYEYWARTASKDISDVFVWSPSPGEVEIRPLLAEGQLPTQEVLGKVLTICNADHIRPLNDKVTVKAPEQTNYDIEIIYYIDSSRSADAVTIREAVSDAVEAYIMWQKSKIGRDIMPSELIRRIMNAGARRVDIMSPNYVEVAKTNIAIAETVNVTYGGLEDD; encoded by the coding sequence ATGAGTATATACGACTTGCCGGATATCGAATTTGTCGATACGAATCCGGAGGAGATCAAGAACAGTATCATCGCGGTCTATGAGGCAGTAGCAGGCAAAAAGCTGTATCCGGGCGATCCGGTGCGGCTTTTTTTAATGACTATAGCCGACTTGATTATCCAGCAGCGGGTGCTGATCAATCAAAGTGCCAAGATGAATCTGCTGCGCTATGCCACAGGCGATTATCTGGATCAGCTTGGCGCCTTGACAGAAACGCCTCGCTTGCAAGCGGAGTCCGCCACTACGACCGTTCGCTTTACGTTGTCTGCGCCGCAGCCGGGGGCGACACTAATCCCGCCCGGCACCCGGGTGACACCCGGGAATGAGTTATACTTCACCGTCGTGGGTGGCGGGGACATTCCCGCTGGGGAAACAGAAGGTGATTTTCTATGCGAATGTCTGGAATCTGGGGTTGTCGGTAACGGCTATGCGCCGGGGCAGATCAATATTCTGGTGGATCCGATTCCGTACGTTGCTGCTGTTGCGAATCTGACAGAGAGTGTCGGTGGGAACGACATCGAGAGCGACGATGCCTATCGTGAACGTATTTATATTTCTCCAGAACGTTTTTCAGTGGCGGGGCCTACCGGGGCATATGAATACTGGGCTAGAACAGCCTCAAAAGATATCAGCGATGTATTTGTCTGGTCCCCGAGTCCCGGAGAGGTTGAGATTAGACCTCTACTAGCAGAAGGACAATTACCTACACAAGAGGTTCTCGGTAAGGTATTGACTATTTGCAATGCAGATCACATTCGACCATTAAATGACAAAGTAACAGTCAAAGCTCCAGAACAAACGAATTATGACATTGAAATAATTTATTATATTGACAGCTCACGCTCAGCAGATGCGGTTACTATTCGAGAAGCGGTTTCCGATGCAGTGGAAGCATACATCATGTGGCAAAAATCCAAAATTGGGCGGGATATAATGCCGTCAGAATTAATAAGACGTATTATGAATGCCGGTGCCCGTAGAGTGGATATCATGTCGCCAAATTATGTGGAGGTGGCGAAAACCAATATTGCGATAGCCGAAACGGTGAACGTGACTTATGGAGGATTGGAAGATGATTAA
- a CDS encoding phage tail protein I produces MINFEHVKLIDLIPSNMRNDSRVIAAAISIDRQLKLVTLAIQKVELLHHIDSLPSKWIDQLAWQFHVDFYDQTLPIGQRRALVKNSLAWHKRKGTPSAVRELVETVFQTGEVLEWFQYGGQPYFFKVVTSDPSATGSKAQEFLAAVNSVKNCRSWLEGVELSENGEMNVYLAGSLHKGDYTTYEQVG; encoded by the coding sequence ATGATTAATTTTGAACACGTCAAACTCATCGATCTAATACCATCAAATATGCGTAATGACTCGCGAGTGATTGCTGCAGCTATATCCATCGATCGACAGCTTAAGTTAGTGACTTTAGCCATTCAAAAAGTAGAACTGCTGCATCATATTGATTCGTTACCTTCGAAATGGATCGATCAATTGGCATGGCAATTTCATGTTGATTTCTACGATCAGACTCTACCAATAGGGCAACGGCGTGCGTTAGTTAAAAATTCTTTAGCGTGGCATAAGCGGAAAGGAACGCCTTCAGCCGTACGTGAATTAGTTGAGACTGTATTCCAAACAGGCGAAGTATTGGAATGGTTTCAGTACGGCGGGCAACCATATTTTTTTAAAGTGGTTACATCTGACCCATCTGCAACCGGATCCAAAGCACAGGAATTTCTGGCTGCTGTCAATAGCGTGAAAAATTGTCGGTCATGGCTGGAAGGAGTAGAGCTATCGGAGAATGGGGAAATGAACGTTTATTTGGCGGGCAGTTTGCATAAGGGCGATTACACGACATATGAACAGGTGGGATGA
- a CDS encoding GPW/gp25 family protein: MEFTTLAADEAIDFGATGIRELSQNIRTIVTTAQGSVALNRAFGIDISPLDSPMNALNQARLTERIVAAIQQNEPRVEVVRVDYKEDGPSGRLLPSITFRLREGVRLE; the protein is encoded by the coding sequence ATGGAATTTACGACGCTCGCTGCGGACGAAGCCATTGACTTCGGCGCTACCGGCATACGGGAGTTGAGCCAGAATATACGTACCATTGTAACGACGGCCCAAGGAAGCGTGGCGCTGAATCGCGCATTTGGCATAGATATATCGCCGCTGGACAGCCCGATGAACGCATTGAACCAAGCCCGCCTGACCGAGCGCATCGTGGCAGCCATTCAGCAGAATGAACCGCGTGTAGAGGTCGTCCGTGTAGATTACAAGGAAGATGGGCCATCCGGGAGGCTGTTGCCCAGCATTACATTTCGGCTAAGGGAAGGGGTGAGGCTCGAATGA
- a CDS encoding phage tail protein produces the protein MIGTFGEVVFLASADQIRTFENFSRSTSARWSLHDIHLRHPKPEYIGPGQDTISFSMRFDVRYGMNPRSEMTKLLVMCREGRAETLIVGGLPMGVHKWYIDTVAQDWTFFDGAGRLLVGIANLTLKEYV, from the coding sequence GTGATCGGTACGTTTGGGGAAGTGGTGTTTTTGGCGTCGGCGGACCAGATTCGCACTTTTGAAAATTTCTCTCGCTCAACATCCGCACGGTGGTCGTTGCATGACATTCACCTGCGGCATCCTAAACCCGAGTATATCGGGCCTGGACAGGATACGATTTCTTTTTCTATGCGCTTCGACGTTCGGTACGGCATGAATCCTCGCTCCGAGATGACGAAGCTGCTCGTCATGTGCCGCGAGGGAAGAGCGGAGACGCTTATTGTCGGGGGGCTTCCGATGGGTGTGCACAAGTGGTATATCGATACCGTTGCGCAAGACTGGACTTTTTTTGACGGGGCTGGACGCCTGCTTGTCGGCATTGCGAATCTGACGCTGAAAGAATACGTGTGA